A region of Planktomarina temperata RCA23 DNA encodes the following proteins:
- the yidC gene encoding membrane protein insertase YidC, translating into MDDQNKNLLLATGLSFAVMLAWFAIAPPQTAPPPEQAQTETAPVAATAPGTADVNTNIASGNAQAVAEASRITISTPRLEGSLSLLAGRIDDLRLKDYTETIKEGSEIVTLLSPEGSDNAYYGINGWAAASGVDPADVPGPTTLWSTKSTQLTPTSPVTLIWDNGKGLAFQRVISVDENFMFSVEQTVQNNGSAAVALAPYGQIARHGEPPNLKGFFILHEGMVRMSDGELNETKYDNMPEFDINPKERAPADVVQVAEGGWIGFTDHYWMTTIVPQGAFKSVAKYDINNDVYLTEAVQPTQTIEAGASTTVTSQFFAGAKEWEVIRSYQRDKGVDRFVDSIDWGWFYFLTKPIFWLLHTMNGFIGNMGWSIICLTLVIKALLLPLAYKSYVSMARMKELQPEMEKLKERAGDDRQKMQQGMMELYKKNKVNPAAGCLPILPQIPIFFSLYKVIFVTLELRHASWFGPFQDLSAPDPTSIMNLFGLLPWGAPEPGSIVALILIGILPLLLGISMWMQQKLNPAPTDPTQAMIFAWMPWVFMFMLGGFASGLVVYWIANNTITFIQQYSIMRSQGVKPDVFGNITSTFKRSKKKS; encoded by the coding sequence ATGGACGATCAAAATAAAAACCTTCTCTTGGCCACAGGCCTCAGCTTTGCGGTGATGCTGGCCTGGTTCGCAATTGCGCCGCCGCAAACTGCGCCGCCGCCAGAGCAGGCCCAAACTGAAACCGCGCCCGTTGCCGCAACTGCCCCCGGCACAGCCGATGTCAATACAAATATCGCCTCTGGCAACGCACAGGCCGTTGCAGAGGCCAGCCGCATCACGATCAGCACGCCGCGCCTCGAAGGCTCTCTATCGCTTCTCGCAGGCCGGATTGATGATTTACGCCTCAAAGACTACACCGAAACCATAAAAGAAGGGTCTGAAATTGTGACGCTTCTGTCACCGGAAGGCTCCGACAACGCCTATTACGGCATTAACGGTTGGGCCGCCGCCTCTGGCGTTGATCCTGCCGACGTGCCGGGCCCCACCACGCTTTGGTCCACCAAATCCACCCAGCTGACCCCCACATCGCCCGTGACCCTGATCTGGGACAATGGCAAAGGCTTGGCCTTTCAGCGCGTGATATCGGTCGATGAGAATTTCATGTTCTCTGTCGAGCAAACCGTGCAAAACAACGGCTCGGCGGCCGTAGCGCTGGCCCCCTACGGTCAAATTGCCCGCCACGGCGAGCCGCCCAACCTCAAAGGTTTTTTTATTCTGCACGAGGGCATGGTGCGCATGTCCGACGGCGAATTGAACGAAACCAAATATGACAATATGCCCGAATTCGATATCAACCCCAAAGAACGCGCGCCGGCAGATGTCGTGCAAGTGGCCGAAGGCGGATGGATCGGCTTCACAGATCACTATTGGATGACCACAATCGTGCCGCAGGGCGCGTTCAAATCCGTGGCCAAATATGACATCAACAACGACGTCTATTTGACCGAAGCGGTACAGCCAACACAGACCATCGAAGCGGGCGCCTCAACCACCGTCACATCGCAGTTTTTCGCCGGCGCGAAAGAATGGGAAGTGATCCGCAGCTACCAAAGAGACAAGGGCGTGGATCGCTTCGTCGATAGCATCGACTGGGGTTGGTTCTACTTCTTGACCAAACCCATATTCTGGCTGCTGCATACAATGAACGGTTTCATCGGAAATATGGGCTGGTCAATCATCTGCTTGACCCTGGTGATCAAAGCGTTGCTTTTGCCCCTGGCTTATAAATCCTATGTCTCTATGGCGCGTATGAAAGAGCTGCAGCCAGAGATGGAAAAGCTGAAAGAACGCGCTGGTGATGACCGGCAAAAAATGCAGCAAGGCATGATGGAGCTTTATAAGAAGAATAAGGTCAACCCTGCCGCCGGCTGCCTGCCCATCCTGCCGCAGATCCCAATTTTCTTTTCGCTCTATAAAGTGATCTTCGTGACGCTGGAGCTGCGGCACGCCAGCTGGTTCGGCCCATTTCAGGATCTCTCCGCACCAGATCCAACTTCGATCATGAATCTGTTTGGCCTCCTGCCTTGGGGCGCGCCAGAGCCTGGATCCATCGTGGCCTTGATCTTGATTGGCATCTTGCCGCTTCTTTTGGGCATTTCCATGTGGATGCAGCAGAAACTCAATCCCGCGCCAACAGATCCAACACAGGCGATGATCTTCGCATGGATGCCTTGGGTGTTTATGTTCATGCTTGGCGGCTTCGCCTCGGGTCTCGTGGTCTACTGGATTGCCAACAACACGATCACCTTCATTCAGCAATATTCGATCATGCGCAGCCAAGGGGTCAAACCAGACGTCTTTGGCAATATCACCAGCACCTTCAAGCGATCGAAAAAGAAGAGCTGA